From Varibaculum massiliense, a single genomic window includes:
- the ruvC gene encoding crossover junction endodeoxyribonuclease RuvC: MRIIGIDPGLTRCGIGIIDMDSQRRAQLVHVEVARSPQNMASHFRLDKIRRRIAAAIEEYQPEVMSIERVFAQDNVQSVTSTMWVMGIAMSEAAAHRLPLAIHTPSEVKAAVTGSGVANKAQVQHMVQRILRMEKVVRPADAADALAIAICHGWRQDGLQGASRDGTVNVSLSGKISARGNLTAAQKVWAQAQATSRRTGAVDPRLRRNKGK; this comes from the coding sequence TTGCGGATTATCGGGATTGACCCCGGTCTTACTCGCTGCGGGATCGGGATCATCGATATGGATTCTCAGCGGCGTGCCCAGCTGGTGCATGTCGAGGTAGCCCGCTCTCCGCAAAATATGGCATCCCATTTCCGCCTAGATAAAATCCGCCGACGGATAGCAGCCGCTATCGAAGAATACCAGCCGGAAGTCATGTCGATTGAGCGGGTATTTGCCCAAGACAACGTGCAGTCGGTTACTTCTACCATGTGGGTGATGGGTATAGCTATGAGCGAGGCCGCGGCTCACAGGCTACCGCTAGCTATCCATACCCCCTCAGAGGTTAAAGCCGCGGTCACCGGCTCCGGGGTCGCGAATAAAGCCCAAGTGCAACACATGGTGCAACGGATTTTGCGGATGGAAAAAGTGGTGCGGCCTGCTGACGCTGCCGATGCGTTAGCAATCGCGATTTGTCATGGTTGGCGTCAGGACGGTTTGCAGGGAGCGAGCCGGGATGGCACCGTTAACGTTTCCTTATCGGGCAAGATTTCTGCACGGGGAAATCTGACTGCTGCCCAAAAGGTGTGGGCGCAGGCGCAGGCGACAAGCCGGCGCACCGGCGCGGTTGATCCCCGGCTTAGGCGAAATAAGGGCAAGTAG
- the ruvA gene encoding Holliday junction branch migration protein RuvA: MITHLSGTIEEVRLDKATIEVAGMGYTFFATPATLSTLEVGKQVKILTHLVVREDAWLLFGFAGRDERDIFSTLITISGIGPKLALAALAVFSPDELRAAVSQGDLAALTQIPGVGKKSAQRILVEIGDKLGEPAGEQTEASGGIGSAGREEVCHALEQLGWRTPLAQKAVKEAAEANPKAQVPELLRAALQLLGKHHA, from the coding sequence ATGATTACGCATTTATCGGGAACCATCGAGGAAGTCAGACTAGACAAAGCCACTATTGAGGTGGCAGGCATGGGTTACACTTTTTTCGCTACCCCCGCTACTTTGTCTACCCTGGAAGTCGGCAAACAGGTGAAGATACTTACTCACCTGGTGGTGCGCGAAGATGCTTGGCTGCTTTTCGGTTTTGCGGGGCGCGATGAGCGCGATATTTTCTCCACCCTAATCACCATTTCTGGAATCGGTCCCAAGCTGGCGCTAGCCGCCCTCGCAGTGTTTAGCCCCGATGAGCTACGGGCAGCAGTATCCCAAGGTGACCTGGCGGCGCTTACTCAAATTCCGGGGGTAGGTAAGAAATCGGCGCAACGCATCCTAGTGGAAATCGGGGATAAGCTAGGGGAGCCTGCTGGGGAACAGACCGAGGCTAGTGGCGGGATCGGCAGCGCCGGACGCGAGGAAGTTTGCCACGCCCTCGAACAGCTAGGGTGGCGAACCCCGCTGGCGCAAAAAGCAGTGAAAGAGGCGGCTGAAGCCAATCCGAAAGCGCAGGTGCCGGAGCTTTTGCGTGCGGCCTTACAATTGCTAGGTAAGCATCACGCATAG
- a CDS encoding RelA/SpoT family protein has protein sequence MTSTTPDEGANAVPSSRVRASLAWLTGRSKNIDPHIQALVRALRANHPKADISLIERAYQTASRCHEGQFRKSGEPYITHPVAVATILAEIGMTSTTLAAALLHDTVEDTDYTLEQLTADFGEEIALLVDGVTKLDKVTYGQAAQSETVRKMIISMSRDIRVLVIKLGDRLHNARTWKYVSPKSAQNKARETLEIFAPLAHRLGMNTIKWELEDLAFKTLYPELYEEIDNLVHERAPEREKYLREVIDKIKEDLRINKIAGEVTGRPKHHYSIYQKMIVRGRDFDDIYDLVGVRVLVETVRDCYAVLGEMHARWNPIPGRFKDYIAMPKFNLYQSLHTTVVGPGGKPVEIQIRTREMHRRAEYGIAAHWRYKEDPNAKSAGDNKAPLADSDEMGWLRQLVDWQKETQDPGEFLDSLRYEMSGSRVYVFTPAGEVKDLPAGSTPVDFAYSVHTEVGNRTVGAKVGGKLVPLDTKLENGDSVEVLTSRSPNSGPSRDWLKFVASPRARNKIKAWFSKERREEAIEAGQDLISSYMRKQNLPLQRLMSHDTMTALASGMGYSDISALYAAVGSHHVSPANVVDKLMESAGGEDGAEETLSEAVLPEQVEARPLGGNEGTGIQVEGMKQGEIWTKIARCCNPLPGDEIVGFVTRGHGVSVHRKECTNAQNLMVHPERVVQVSWAEHPTAKFQVEIEIQALDREGLINDITKVLSDYRANILAASMNTSSDRVASSRYTFEVADSRYLHTILSDIRKVPGVFSAHRTTRTLRK, from the coding sequence ATGACTTCTACCACTCCCGATGAGGGCGCCAACGCAGTTCCGTCCTCGCGGGTGCGTGCGTCTTTGGCCTGGTTAACTGGGCGTTCTAAGAACATTGATCCCCATATTCAAGCCTTGGTGCGGGCGCTACGAGCCAATCATCCCAAAGCGGATATTTCGCTAATCGAACGCGCCTATCAGACGGCATCACGCTGCCATGAAGGTCAGTTTCGTAAATCGGGGGAGCCCTATATCACCCATCCGGTAGCAGTTGCTACTATCTTGGCGGAAATTGGGATGACCAGCACCACCTTGGCGGCGGCGCTGCTGCATGACACGGTAGAGGACACTGACTACACTCTCGAGCAACTGACTGCTGATTTTGGGGAAGAAATCGCCCTGCTGGTTGATGGGGTAACTAAACTCGACAAAGTCACCTACGGACAGGCAGCACAGTCTGAAACTGTGCGCAAAATGATTATCTCCATGTCCCGCGATATTCGGGTGCTGGTGATAAAACTGGGCGACCGCCTCCACAATGCTCGTACCTGGAAATATGTTTCCCCCAAATCGGCGCAAAATAAAGCGCGCGAAACTCTAGAGATTTTTGCGCCCTTAGCGCATCGCTTAGGGATGAACACCATTAAATGGGAGCTAGAGGACCTGGCCTTTAAAACTCTCTACCCCGAGCTATATGAAGAAATCGATAACTTGGTGCATGAACGCGCGCCCGAGCGCGAAAAATATCTGCGGGAAGTAATCGACAAAATCAAAGAAGATTTACGGATAAATAAAATTGCGGGCGAAGTTACTGGTCGCCCCAAACACCACTATTCGATTTATCAAAAGATGATTGTGCGCGGACGCGACTTCGATGATATCTATGACCTGGTTGGGGTGCGGGTGCTGGTAGAAACAGTGCGGGACTGCTATGCGGTGTTAGGGGAGATGCATGCGCGCTGGAACCCGATCCCGGGGCGTTTCAAAGACTATATTGCCATGCCCAAATTCAATCTTTACCAGTCACTGCATACTACGGTGGTGGGACCGGGGGGCAAACCGGTAGAAATCCAGATTCGCACCCGGGAGATGCATCGCCGCGCCGAATATGGCATCGCGGCTCACTGGCGTTACAAAGAAGACCCAAACGCTAAATCTGCGGGTGATAATAAAGCTCCATTGGCAGATAGCGATGAAATGGGCTGGCTGCGCCAATTGGTGGATTGGCAAAAGGAAACTCAAGACCCGGGCGAATTTTTAGATTCGCTGCGCTATGAAATGTCGGGCTCCCGGGTATATGTGTTTACCCCGGCGGGGGAAGTTAAAGACCTTCCTGCCGGATCCACACCGGTAGATTTTGCCTACTCGGTACACACCGAGGTCGGAAATCGTACGGTAGGGGCAAAAGTAGGTGGCAAACTGGTTCCCCTGGACACCAAATTGGAAAACGGGGACAGTGTAGAGGTACTAACTTCCCGGTCGCCTAATTCAGGGCCTTCTCGGGATTGGTTAAAGTTCGTTGCCAGTCCCCGGGCGCGCAACAAGATTAAGGCCTGGTTCTCCAAAGAACGGCGCGAAGAAGCTATCGAGGCGGGGCAAGACCTCATTTCTAGCTATATGCGCAAACAGAATCTGCCGCTGCAGCGGCTAATGAGCCATGACACTATGACGGCGCTAGCTTCCGGCATGGGGTATAGCGACATTTCTGCCCTCTACGCGGCGGTGGGATCTCATCATGTTTCTCCCGCCAATGTAGTGGACAAACTAATGGAAAGCGCCGGGGGAGAAGACGGCGCTGAAGAAACCCTGTCTGAAGCGGTACTTCCCGAACAGGTAGAAGCCCGCCCTCTGGGCGGTAACGAAGGTACCGGCATCCAGGTAGAAGGGATGAAGCAAGGGGAAATCTGGACGAAGATTGCCCGCTGCTGCAATCCCCTTCCCGGAGATGAAATCGTAGGTTTCGTTACCCGCGGACACGGGGTGTCAGTCCATCGTAAAGAATGTACCAACGCCCAAAACTTAATGGTTCATCCCGAGCGAGTGGTACAAGTTTCTTGGGCTGAACATCCGACTGCAAAATTCCAGGTAGAAATTGAGATTCAGGCGCTAGATCGCGAAGGTTTGATTAACGACATTACCAAGGTGCTTTCTGATTATCGCGCCAATATCTTGGCGGCCTCTATGAACACCTCCTCGGATAGGGTTGCCAGTTCCCGCTATACTTTCGAGGTAGCGGATTCGCGTTATTTGCACACCATCTTGAGTGATATTCGCAAAGTCCCGGGGGTATTTTCCGCCCATCGCACTACTCGTACCTTACGGAAGTAA
- a CDS encoding adenine phosphoribosyltransferase, giving the protein MINPKLAPLGKIIRENLRDVPDFPQTGVLFRDISPLLANGEAFSQLVKGLADFYRGRVDLVAGLESRGFLIAAPVAVELGLGTLMIRKAGKLPGPVIGIDYGLEYGKSRMELQPDSIAKGARVLVLDDVLATGGTVNASAALIKRAGAVVESVCVLMELEELDGREHIGDLECEALTLI; this is encoded by the coding sequence ATGATAAACCCCAAACTGGCTCCCCTAGGGAAAATTATCCGCGAGAATTTGCGGGACGTACCAGATTTTCCGCAAACTGGGGTACTCTTTAGGGATATTTCTCCGCTGCTGGCTAACGGGGAAGCTTTTTCCCAGCTAGTGAAAGGGCTAGCCGACTTTTATCGAGGTCGGGTGGATTTGGTTGCCGGTCTGGAGTCTCGCGGATTCTTAATTGCGGCTCCGGTAGCAGTCGAACTGGGGCTGGGTACCTTAATGATTCGCAAAGCCGGGAAACTTCCCGGTCCGGTAATCGGAATCGATTACGGCCTCGAATACGGAAAATCCCGGATGGAACTGCAGCCGGATTCCATTGCGAAGGGCGCGCGAGTTTTAGTACTTGATGATGTGCTGGCTACCGGCGGCACTGTAAATGCATCAGCGGCGCTGATTAAACGTGCCGGGGCAGTAGTGGAATCGGTGTGCGTTTTGATGGAGCTGGAAGAACTCGATGGGCGTGAGCATATCGGCGACCTAGAATGTGAAGCCCTGACTCTGATTTAG
- a CDS encoding MBL fold metallo-hydrolase, which translates to MRIEKFYAPFYSENPYLLLAPGSDQALIVDPGHGALEQLKQALSRLEVTVAAVLCTHGHADHIWDAHALAGKAPVYIPAPDEYRFHPEKLDPRERTEHELSLPPWKEPENLQVLPAAATSEGAELAPGIFLRAVPAPGHTEGSTLFLFEASDLSGSAAQEAQDIYDNWLAESQRKQEKPQKLALSGDVIFFGSVGRTDLPGGDSQQMLHTLRTLQNVIDPDTVLLPGHGPATVFGLEKAHNPFFAQARYQG; encoded by the coding sequence ATGAGGATTGAAAAGTTTTATGCCCCCTTCTATTCGGAAAATCCCTATCTGCTGCTAGCTCCCGGCAGTGACCAGGCGCTAATTGTAGACCCCGGGCATGGTGCATTAGAGCAGCTGAAACAAGCACTATCCCGTCTAGAGGTGACGGTAGCGGCGGTATTGTGTACCCACGGACACGCTGACCATATATGGGATGCTCACGCGCTGGCTGGTAAAGCTCCGGTTTATATTCCTGCCCCCGATGAATACCGTTTCCACCCGGAAAAACTAGATCCGCGCGAACGCACAGAACACGAATTATCCCTTCCGCCCTGGAAAGAACCCGAAAACCTGCAAGTGCTGCCAGCTGCTGCCACCAGTGAAGGTGCAGAACTAGCACCCGGGATTTTCCTGCGGGCAGTCCCGGCTCCCGGACACACCGAAGGCTCTACCCTATTTCTTTTTGAAGCCAGCGACCTTAGCGGAAGCGCGGCGCAGGAGGCACAAGACATCTACGATAACTGGCTAGCAGAATCGCAGAGAAAGCAGGAAAAACCACAAAAACTTGCCCTCTCGGGGGACGTAATCTTTTTCGGCTCGGTAGGACGCACTGATCTGCCCGGCGGCGACTCCCAGCAAATGCTGCATACCTTGCGCACCTTACAAAACGTGATTGACCCAGACACCGTGTTGTTGCCCGGACACGGCCCGGCCACAGTGTTCGGATTGGAAAAAGCCCACAACCCCTTCTTCGCCCAGGCGCGCTACCAGGGATAA
- the ruvB gene encoding Holliday junction branch migration DNA helicase RuvB: protein MEETNEWAISSPVGPGADEVERAAEAALRPKDLESFVGQEKIRRQLDLVLKAAIGRGTTPDHVLLAGPPGLGKTTLAMIIAHETGTSLRLTSGPAIQHAGDLAAILSALQEGDVLFIDEIHRLARTAEEMLYLAMEDFRVDVVVGKGPGATSIPLTLPPFTVVGATTRSGLLPAPLRDRFGFTAHLDYYSPEELQQVLTRSARLMEAELDPQAASEMAARSRGTPRIANRLLRRVIDYAQVHGDGELSLQAAKAALDLFEVDPAGLDRLDRSVLQALCERFAGGPVGLTTLAVSVGEEPETVETVSEPYLVRQGFIARTPRGRIATANAFAHLGLTPPRGGSEASLFDLGESESGGYWSQNRPKPGMKDETDVL from the coding sequence GTGGAAGAAACGAACGAGTGGGCGATTAGCTCTCCGGTAGGACCGGGGGCAGACGAGGTTGAACGGGCAGCAGAGGCGGCGCTGCGCCCGAAAGACCTAGAATCTTTTGTAGGACAAGAAAAGATTCGCCGCCAGCTCGATCTGGTACTCAAGGCTGCTATCGGACGGGGAACTACCCCGGATCATGTGCTTTTGGCTGGTCCTCCCGGATTGGGTAAAACCACTTTGGCGATGATTATCGCCCATGAAACCGGGACTTCTCTGCGACTAACCTCCGGCCCGGCGATTCAGCACGCCGGAGATCTAGCGGCAATCCTTTCGGCTCTGCAAGAGGGCGATGTGCTATTCATCGACGAGATTCACCGTTTAGCGCGCACCGCGGAAGAGATGCTTTATCTGGCGATGGAAGATTTTCGCGTCGATGTGGTGGTTGGTAAAGGCCCGGGTGCGACCTCGATTCCGCTAACCTTGCCGCCGTTTACGGTAGTGGGAGCAACTACCCGCTCCGGATTGCTACCGGCACCTTTGCGGGATCGTTTCGGTTTTACCGCTCACTTAGACTATTACAGTCCCGAGGAATTGCAGCAGGTATTAACTCGTTCGGCTCGGCTGATGGAGGCGGAACTGGATCCGCAGGCAGCCTCCGAAATGGCGGCGCGTTCGCGGGGAACTCCCCGGATTGCTAATCGTCTGCTCCGCCGCGTAATCGACTATGCCCAGGTGCATGGAGATGGGGAGCTTTCCCTGCAGGCAGCCAAAGCCGCCCTCGACCTGTTCGAAGTGGATCCGGCCGGCTTAGACCGTCTGGATCGCTCAGTGCTGCAGGCGCTATGTGAGCGTTTTGCCGGCGGACCGGTAGGTCTGACTACTTTGGCGGTTTCGGTGGGAGAGGAACCAGAAACGGTAGAAACTGTTTCGGAGCCTTACCTGGTGCGCCAAGGCTTTATTGCCCGCACTCCCCGAGGGCGAATTGCTACCGCTAACGCCTTCGCCCATTTAGGGTTAACTCCGCCCCGTGGGGGCAGTGAAGCCTCACTTTTTGACTTGGGTGAGAGCGAATCAGGGGGCTACTGGTCACAAAACCGCCCAAAACCGGGTATGAAAGATGAAACAGACGTGCTTTAA
- the secD gene encoding protein translocase subunit SecD codes for MAKKKYHAGRTLAFFLVLVLALAGTLLVGVLTKKAKPTPSLALDLEGGTQLILTPKGNAASGAKRAVTAEDITQAIEVIRQRIDASGVSEAEITSQGNSNILVALPGNPSKETLDLVRQSAELYFRAVLRSAPGVPQSVMAQQAEQQKSGKKEAPKANIDPQAFAKQMADINGDGKISDQPVSQPKDNSDDAWITEKILEEFYAKDCQKKSSREGGSSGDIKKPLVACSSEGHEKYILSPAEVSGARISSAESGMGTGASGQSTGQWVVNLAFDKQGASQFADITARMMKFRNQPVAGENGLPPGKNNDKNRFAIVLDGLVVSAPGVNNAITNGKAEISGSFTRSSSTALANQLKFGSLPLNFDVQSEQQVSATLGADQLRYGVIAGIIGLILVVFYLIWQYRGLAVVAVGSLVSAGVILYLVLTLLSWSMGYRLSLAGIAGVIVSIGTTADSFIIYFERIRDEVRDGKALSSAVSVGWDRAKRTIVTSDLVNVLAACVLYFLAVGGVQGFAFTLGVTTLIDLALIFIFTHPMMVWLLRFKFFGEGHKLSGLDPEHLGAQRGTYRYVGAGKVRKIRSVYKTKPEDDAEKSDDDKAEEVEAAKADSGGDDAASEALASVSGTDQEDEK; via the coding sequence TTGGCGAAGAAAAAATATCACGCCGGACGCACACTGGCGTTTTTCCTGGTACTTGTGCTGGCTCTTGCGGGAACTCTACTGGTAGGGGTACTCACTAAGAAAGCAAAGCCTACTCCCTCTTTGGCTTTGGATTTGGAGGGGGGAACCCAGCTGATTCTTACCCCGAAAGGCAACGCCGCATCAGGGGCAAAACGTGCGGTTACGGCAGAAGACATTACGCAGGCGATTGAAGTTATTCGCCAACGTATCGACGCCTCGGGCGTATCTGAAGCCGAGATTACCTCCCAGGGTAACTCCAATATCCTAGTTGCGCTGCCGGGTAATCCCTCGAAAGAAACTTTGGACTTGGTGCGCCAGTCTGCAGAGTTGTATTTCCGGGCGGTATTGCGTTCTGCCCCCGGGGTTCCGCAATCGGTGATGGCACAGCAGGCAGAGCAGCAAAAATCGGGGAAGAAAGAGGCTCCAAAGGCTAATATCGACCCGCAGGCTTTTGCCAAGCAGATGGCGGATATTAACGGTGACGGTAAGATCAGCGATCAGCCGGTCAGTCAACCGAAAGACAATTCGGATGATGCCTGGATTACCGAAAAAATCCTGGAAGAGTTCTACGCTAAAGATTGTCAGAAGAAGAGCTCGCGGGAAGGCGGCTCCTCCGGCGATATTAAGAAACCCCTGGTAGCTTGTTCTAGCGAAGGACATGAAAAATATATTCTTTCTCCGGCAGAAGTCTCGGGGGCGCGGATTTCTTCTGCAGAATCCGGGATGGGTACCGGAGCCTCCGGACAGTCCACCGGTCAGTGGGTAGTTAATCTGGCTTTCGATAAGCAGGGGGCTTCCCAGTTTGCGGATATTACCGCCCGGATGATGAAGTTCCGGAACCAGCCGGTGGCGGGAGAAAATGGCCTACCGCCAGGGAAAAATAATGATAAGAACCGGTTTGCAATCGTACTCGACGGCTTGGTGGTTTCAGCCCCGGGAGTAAATAACGCGATTACTAACGGAAAAGCCGAAATTTCTGGCTCCTTTACGCGATCTTCTTCCACCGCTCTTGCTAACCAGCTAAAGTTCGGTTCGCTGCCGCTTAACTTCGATGTGCAATCCGAACAGCAGGTTTCGGCAACTCTCGGTGCTGACCAGCTACGATACGGGGTTATCGCCGGTATTATCGGCTTGATTCTGGTGGTGTTCTACCTGATTTGGCAATACCGCGGACTAGCGGTGGTGGCAGTAGGCTCCCTAGTAAGCGCCGGGGTAATCCTCTATCTGGTATTGACTTTGCTTTCCTGGTCCATGGGTTACCGCCTGTCGCTAGCCGGGATTGCGGGCGTCATTGTCTCAATCGGTACTACCGCGGACTCCTTCATTATTTACTTTGAGAGAATCCGCGATGAGGTTCGCGATGGTAAAGCCCTCTCTAGCGCAGTCAGCGTTGGTTGGGATCGCGCAAAACGCACGATTGTTACCTCCGACTTGGTGAACGTACTGGCTGCCTGCGTACTGTACTTCCTGGCGGTCGGCGGGGTGCAAGGCTTCGCCTTCACCCTCGGGGTCACCACTTTGATCGACTTGGCGCTAATCTTCATCTTCACCCACCCGATGATGGTCTGGCTGCTGCGCTTTAAGTTCTTCGGCGAAGGACATAAGCTCTCCGGTCTAGATCCGGAGCACCTGGGGGCGCAACGCGGCACCTATCGTTATGTAGGCGCCGGTAAGGTTCGTAAGATTCGCTCTGTGTACAAAACTAAGCCGGAAGATGACGCAGAAAAGTCAGATGATGACAAAGCTGAGGAAGTAGAAGCGGCAAAAGCGGATTCCGGTGGGGATGATGCTGCCTCAGAAGCACTGGCGTCAGTATCCGGGACGGACCAGGAGGATGAAAAATGA
- a CDS encoding preprotein translocase subunit YajC, translating to MGSGLLLAVIAAFLVMMIFSSRNAKKKQAEQREKLANDMVPGAWVMTTSGFYGRYVETDGDVIVLETSDGTETLWTTRAIVSVGNPPFAPDADSAAEDAENEAADETDKQPAEDSKEEVKEDENPAAEAEDSSSEDSNSDEENK from the coding sequence ATGGGTAGTGGGTTACTTCTAGCGGTTATCGCCGCGTTTCTAGTGATGATGATCTTTTCTTCACGCAACGCTAAGAAGAAGCAGGCGGAGCAGCGCGAAAAACTGGCAAACGATATGGTACCGGGTGCCTGGGTAATGACCACCTCGGGTTTTTACGGTCGTTATGTAGAAACCGATGGGGACGTAATCGTGCTAGAAACTTCCGATGGCACCGAAACCCTGTGGACTACGCGAGCAATCGTTAGCGTAGGCAATCCGCCTTTTGCCCCCGATGCTGATTCTGCCGCGGAGGACGCAGAAAACGAAGCAGCTGACGAGACGGATAAGCAGCCTGCAGAAGATTCAAAAGAAGAGGTCAAAGAGGACGAAAATCCTGCTGCGGAGGCAGAGGATTCTTCTTCCGAAGACAGCAATTCTGACGAAGAGAATAAGTAA
- a CDS encoding DUF349 domain-containing protein, with amino-acid sequence MTEQPDTAPKPKPVPTPGKIRLPRENKPVMPIKTPDFSAALPFGRVDEEGRVWVKDGEEERQIGQFPAEVPENPLNIYVRRYLDLAAQISLFAERLPKLAEREIDQTMKSLREQVSEPAAVGDLPALREKVAQLQEKADKRKEEAAAQRAEAKEEARKNREKVVARAEEIAAQDSARTQWKQSGQELRDLLDEWKRLQHAGPRIERAIEDELWKRFAAARSSFDKKRRVFFNELDVAQSQAKAAKEKLIVEAEALSSSTNWGETSRAYRDLMQRWKTAGRASRREDDALWQRFHRAQQKFFDARNAQNEAVNALETENLQKKEAILVKAEALKELTDVEELKAKLRPLQEKWDEIGHVPRADIDRVERRMRAVEDYLRSLEEEKWRKSNPETKARAEGMAGQLVALIEQIKAEIAQAEAAGDSKKAAELKESLKAREAWLKQVESF; translated from the coding sequence GTGACTGAACAGCCCGATACCGCTCCGAAGCCCAAACCTGTACCCACCCCAGGGAAGATTCGTCTACCTCGGGAAAATAAACCGGTAATGCCGATAAAAACCCCTGACTTTTCGGCAGCGCTGCCCTTTGGGCGCGTCGATGAAGAGGGACGCGTTTGGGTTAAAGATGGGGAAGAAGAACGTCAGATTGGACAGTTCCCCGCAGAAGTACCTGAGAACCCGTTAAATATCTATGTGCGGCGTTACCTGGATTTAGCAGCCCAAATATCTTTATTTGCCGAACGGCTACCTAAACTTGCTGAACGCGAGATTGACCAGACTATGAAGTCTTTGCGTGAGCAGGTCAGCGAACCGGCTGCAGTGGGTGACCTTCCGGCTTTGCGGGAAAAAGTTGCACAGTTGCAAGAAAAAGCCGATAAACGCAAGGAAGAGGCGGCGGCTCAGCGGGCAGAGGCTAAAGAAGAGGCACGTAAGAACCGCGAAAAAGTGGTGGCGAGAGCAGAAGAAATCGCCGCGCAGGATTCTGCCCGCACCCAGTGGAAACAATCCGGGCAAGAACTGCGGGATTTGCTAGACGAGTGGAAGCGCCTCCAGCATGCTGGACCGCGGATTGAACGCGCTATTGAGGATGAACTCTGGAAACGGTTCGCGGCGGCACGTTCTTCTTTCGATAAGAAGCGGCGGGTGTTCTTTAACGAGCTAGATGTTGCCCAATCCCAGGCCAAAGCCGCTAAAGAAAAACTTATTGTCGAGGCCGAAGCACTATCTAGTTCCACTAATTGGGGGGAAACTTCCCGGGCTTACCGCGATTTAATGCAACGCTGGAAGACCGCGGGGAGAGCTTCGCGTCGTGAGGACGATGCCCTTTGGCAGCGTTTCCATCGGGCGCAGCAAAAGTTCTTTGATGCCCGTAACGCCCAAAATGAAGCGGTAAACGCCCTCGAAACCGAGAATCTTCAGAAAAAAGAAGCCATCTTGGTAAAGGCAGAAGCCCTTAAAGAACTCACTGATGTGGAAGAACTAAAGGCTAAGTTGCGTCCGCTGCAAGAAAAGTGGGACGAGATTGGACATGTGCCGCGCGCCGATATCGACCGGGTGGAACGGCGGATGCGGGCGGTGGAAGATTACTTGCGCAGTCTAGAAGAAGAGAAATGGCGCAAGTCTAATCCCGAAACCAAGGCGCGCGCCGAAGGGATGGCGGGGCAACTTGTGGCTCTAATTGAACAGATTAAGGCGGAGATTGCCCAGGCGGAAGCGGCTGGGGATAGCAAAAAAGCGGCGGAACTAAAAGAGTCGCTAAAAGCCCGTGAGGCTTGGCTAAAACAGGTAGAGTCCTTTTAG
- the secF gene encoding protein translocase subunit SecF → MSFASWGNALYSGRKSYKFIDNRKYLLIAGVALMLISVLAMSVLGLERSIDFKGGTEFTISSVTGRDQAPARKVVNANPKLKGASVNSVGASSVRVQSVSLDTNSKRQVVTQLAKAYKLPEAKVAATTIGPSWGADVTFKALQSLVIFFILVALMLWAYFKTWTMAFSALFALCHDVLITGLVLALTRVEISPATIIGVLTILGYSLYDTVVVFDKVRELSVDFEQQTRSTYGEIVNLAINQTLVRSINTSVVALLPVTSILLISWISLGGGTLRDISLALFVGMIAGTLSSILIAPSMLMVLRSRTEKISSHTQKVLEKRSGGSDQEDGKAPEVSRVAHPLKAGHHQGQQAQPKRTSRSKR, encoded by the coding sequence ATGAGTTTCGCAAGTTGGGGTAATGCCCTCTATTCTGGTCGCAAATCCTACAAGTTTATTGATAACCGCAAATACCTGTTGATTGCCGGCGTCGCCCTAATGCTGATTTCGGTATTGGCAATGTCGGTGCTGGGATTGGAACGCTCAATCGATTTCAAGGGTGGAACCGAGTTCACGATTTCTTCAGTCACCGGACGCGACCAGGCGCCTGCCCGCAAAGTTGTGAACGCCAATCCTAAACTGAAGGGGGCTTCGGTTAACTCGGTAGGTGCTTCTTCGGTGCGCGTGCAATCGGTATCCCTGGATACTAACTCTAAACGCCAGGTAGTCACCCAGCTGGCGAAAGCCTATAAGTTGCCAGAAGCTAAGGTTGCGGCGACTACTATTGGTCCATCTTGGGGAGCGGACGTTACCTTTAAGGCGCTGCAGTCACTGGTGATTTTCTTTATCCTGGTGGCCCTGATGCTGTGGGCGTACTTTAAAACCTGGACTATGGCGTTTTCGGCGTTGTTTGCGCTTTGCCATGACGTGCTAATCACCGGTCTAGTTTTGGCGCTAACCCGGGTAGAGATTTCTCCGGCCACCATCATCGGGGTACTCACGATTTTGGGTTACTCCCTCTATGACACGGTGGTGGTTTTTGACAAGGTGCGCGAACTTTCGGTTGATTTCGAACAGCAAACCCGCTCTACTTATGGCGAGATTGTTAACCTGGCGATTAACCAGACGCTGGTGCGCTCAATTAACACCTCGGTAGTAGCGCTGTTGCCAGTAACCTCGATTCTGCTGATTTCCTGGATTTCCCTGGGAGGGGGTACCCTGCGCGATATTTCCTTGGCACTGTTCGTAGGAATGATTGCCGGTACCCTGTCCTCAATCCTGATTGCACCCTCTATGCTGATGGTGCTGCGTTCTCGCACCGAAAAGATTTCCAGCCACACCCAAAAGGTACTGGAGAAGCGCTCTGGTGGAAGCGACCAGGAAGATGGGAAGGCTCCTGAAGTTAGCCGGGTGGCACACCCGCTGAAAGCCGGGCATCACCAGGGGCAACAGGCGCAACCCAAACGTACCTCCAGGAGTAAACGATGA